The genome window TCTCGGACGGGCGCGTTGCGGTGGTCCTGGACGATGCGGTCCCCGGGAATTCCTTTCCCTTGTCCAGCGTCGAAGCCCCAAGAACGGAAAAGCCTTCGGACCTGGGGGTGCTGAACGCCTGGCGCGGCCTGCTGAAGCAGTTGTGCGAGGAGGACGGCGAAGCGGAGGCCTCGCTGGTGGAACGCGTCCACCAGAATGATTTTTCCGGAAACGCTTCCGACCAGGAAGACGAGATGGATGAACGGAAAGGCCGCCCCGAAACCCGGCGCGCGGCCTCCCCGTTGCTCAGGCTCAATTGATCAGGCCCGCCCGTTGCTTGTGGGCAGCAGCCAGGTGAAGAGCTTCTGGATGCGGTCGTCGTCCAGGTTGAGCTGGGCGGCGACGCAGAGGTTCTTGACATTCTGCACAAAGGCCTTGGCCAGTTCCAGGGCCGTATCGCTTCCGTCCTTTCGATAGACATACCCGGACCGGCCGATGCCGATGAGCACGAAGTTGACGTGCTGGCGCGAGACCGGGATGTCCTTTTCCACCAGATTGTCGCGCACGGTCTTGGATGTGGCCGTGAGCTGGAAACCGTGCTCCGAGACCTCCCGGGAAATCTCATCGAAAAGTGCCTTGTAGTGGCTGGGCAGCAGGAGCGGCACGTCCGTGACCTGATGCACCAGCTTGGCGAACTGGAACAGTTCCGGATGGCTCAGCTCGAAGTCGGTGTTGGGCGAGGTCTCCTTGGGGGGCTCGTGCTTGGCCGGGTCGAAGACGTAGCCGGGGATGACCGAGGATATGAGCAGGTCGCCCAGGTCCAGGGCATAGAGGAAATCCCGGAATTTCTCGGCCCCGAACCAGGAGTCGCAGGGCAGGCAGCGGGTGAAGCGCTGGCGGATCTTGGCCGCAAGGGTGGCCATGACCACGGGCGAACCCGAGCCGCGCACCGTGTCGACGATGAAGTCCCTCACCTGGTCCTTGAGGGTCTGCACCGAGGCGATATCCTGCATGGCCGCCGGGATTTCGGCGTAGTCCAGGGCCTCCTCGATGAACTGGTCCTCGCTGAGGAGCATGGAGCATGCGGCCTTGTAGGCCGGGGAGGTGGGGCCCACGGGCAGCACCGTGGTCATGCGCGCGTTTTCCCGCAGCTTGATGAGCACGGGCGTGAAGTCCGCATCCCCGGAAAAGATGATGAACTCGTCGTAGTGGATGTCCCGGTTCAGGGTGTCCAGAATGTCCAGCACCATGTGGATGTCGGCGCTGGTCTTGCCCTGCTTGGTCAGGGGCGGACAGTCGGTGACGCCGAAGGCCGAGGTTATGAAGTGGGGCCGGAAATCATGGAAGCTCTGGGGGTTGAGATAACACTTGCGGATCAGGATGGATCGTTTGCGGTCTTCGGCGCCCTCGGGCATGGCGTATTTGCACAGCCAGGAGAGCCAGCGCTGGGGCTGGGTGGCGAATTTCTCGGCCAGATCCGGGTCCTGATCGTAGAGCCTGATGTATATGTTGTCGAAATCAATGAATAATGCGCTTTTAATGGGAGTGTCCATAGTCCTTCTCTTGGGTGACGTTTGAGGACTATTGGTAGCTTCTATGGGTCGTTGAGTCAACCACTTGCGCGGATTTACAGGGGTAAGATGCTACTTTTTTTCGTTTTTTCCTTCGGGC of Salidesulfovibrio onnuriiensis contains these proteins:
- a CDS encoding NYN domain-containing protein; its protein translation is MDTPIKSALFIDFDNIYIRLYDQDPDLAEKFATQPQRWLSWLCKYAMPEGAEDRKRSILIRKCYLNPQSFHDFRPHFITSAFGVTDCPPLTKQGKTSADIHMVLDILDTLNRDIHYDEFIIFSGDADFTPVLIKLRENARMTTVLPVGPTSPAYKAACSMLLSEDQFIEEALDYAEIPAAMQDIASVQTLKDQVRDFIVDTVRGSGSPVVMATLAAKIRQRFTRCLPCDSWFGAEKFRDFLYALDLGDLLISSVIPGYVFDPAKHEPPKETSPNTDFELSHPELFQFAKLVHQVTDVPLLLPSHYKALFDEISREVSEHGFQLTATSKTVRDNLVEKDIPVSRQHVNFVLIGIGRSGYVYRKDGSDTALELAKAFVQNVKNLCVAAQLNLDDDRIQKLFTWLLPTSNGRA